A stretch of the Flavobacterium sp. 5 genome encodes the following:
- a CDS encoding SusC/RagA family TonB-linked outer membrane protein, which produces MKKIYKKLLFLFLLLPFCAFSQNVVKGTVLDSGSGQPIPGVNVKVQGTPNGVSTDFDGKFQIPNAKQGDKIVFTFMGYKNEIITFTNQKTLTVSLESEANQLVEVKIQVGYGSVKKKDATGAVVALGAKDFNKGANVTTEDLFKGKVAGLTVNSTGAPGAKSEMRIRGGSSLFASNDPLIVIDGLPLDNNTNIGSSSFLASLNPSTVESIAVLKDASATAIYGSRASNGVIIITTKKGSKTLAVDYNVMYGFGKLVKTVDVFSADDYRALIAESDKNRGTNYSSKLGTANTDWQKEIYRSTGYLDQNLSVRGNLLNVIPTSLTLGNTNQQGLRLTNEFERNTVGLVMNPAFFDNHLKLKLAANYANEKNRFTDGVEGAAIGFDPTQPVRVDGAPYGGFFEYTTGINSDGKYTLDPNSARNPVSQLLMVNDRGTSNRVFGNFEVDYKLHFFPDLRAVVNVGFDQSNGERKRLVGDDAGSAAANNNVPYGTNEYTEATKRNKLLDTYFAYNKKVNEFNIDATAGYSYQRFESTKFETGNILNPDLASTFPETTIDTDVVLIGLFGRANINFQDKYLLTLSYRRDGSSRFEEENRWGNFPAAAFAWKMKEDFFKDSKTISDFKFRVSYGITGQQDIPEPNGYLQKYNLGGGNSQYYFGDVSMPVALPSKRTKDLKWEETSVFNIGVDFGLFNNRLTTAVDVFAKESKDLLVNAAISDGSNFSNRVYQNVGSFTTKGVELSINAIVLQSDSFNWNVNLTATKFERRIKDLVNNTDILLGDNIAGTGTPGQVFSEGYAPYSYYVFKQLYDTAGKPIDGAFADINGDGVKNDADKYIYHNPDPDAVFGFSSSMNYKHIDFSFNLRASIGNRIFNAIDASRAQFDNLENGGVLSNVPSSILQTGFQTTSNVVLSDIYIEDASFLKMDNISLGYTFTNWLNDKATLRVSTGVQNAFVITKYSGLDPEITNNGVDKTIYPRQRSILFGLNIKF; this is translated from the coding sequence ATGAAAAAAATTTACAAGAAGTTGTTATTTTTATTTCTCCTACTTCCATTTTGCGCCTTTTCGCAGAATGTAGTAAAAGGGACTGTTCTGGACAGTGGTTCAGGACAACCCATACCCGGAGTAAATGTAAAAGTACAAGGGACTCCAAATGGTGTCTCAACTGATTTTGATGGAAAATTTCAGATTCCAAATGCAAAGCAAGGCGATAAAATCGTTTTTACATTTATGGGGTATAAAAATGAAATTATAACCTTTACTAATCAAAAAACTCTTACCGTAAGCCTTGAATCAGAAGCTAATCAACTGGTTGAAGTGAAAATCCAAGTTGGGTACGGTTCAGTGAAAAAGAAAGACGCAACAGGTGCTGTTGTCGCTTTAGGAGCTAAAGACTTCAATAAAGGGGCAAATGTTACTACTGAAGATTTATTCAAAGGAAAAGTAGCAGGTTTAACTGTGAACTCTACTGGAGCTCCAGGTGCTAAATCCGAAATGAGAATTAGAGGAGGAAGTTCCCTGTTTGCAAGTAATGATCCACTTATCGTTATCGATGGATTGCCATTGGATAATAATACAAATATTGGATCTTCTTCATTTTTAGCATCACTAAACCCTAGTACAGTAGAGTCGATTGCTGTTTTGAAAGACGCTTCTGCAACTGCTATTTATGGTTCTAGAGCTTCTAATGGTGTAATTATTATAACAACCAAAAAAGGAAGTAAAACTTTGGCGGTAGATTATAATGTAATGTATGGATTTGGTAAGCTTGTAAAAACAGTAGATGTTTTTAGTGCTGATGATTATCGTGCGTTAATTGCAGAAAGTGATAAAAATAGAGGGACAAATTATAGTAGTAAATTGGGTACTGCTAACACAGATTGGCAAAAAGAGATCTATAGAAGCACTGGGTATTTAGACCAAAATTTGTCAGTAAGAGGAAATCTTTTAAATGTTATTCCAACAAGTTTGACTTTAGGGAATACTAATCAACAAGGATTAAGATTAACTAATGAGTTCGAGAGAAATACTGTTGGATTGGTTATGAATCCTGCTTTTTTTGATAATCATTTGAAATTAAAATTGGCAGCTAATTATGCTAATGAGAAAAACAGATTTACAGACGGAGTAGAAGGAGCAGCTATTGGGTTCGATCCTACACAACCTGTTCGTGTAGACGGAGCACCTTATGGAGGATTTTTTGAATATACTACAGGAATTAATAGTGATGGAAAATATACTTTGGATCCTAATTCGGCTAGAAATCCTGTTTCTCAATTATTGATGGTCAATGATAGAGGTACTAGTAATAGAGTTTTTGGTAATTTCGAAGTGGATTATAAATTACATTTCTTTCCTGATTTAAGAGCAGTTGTCAATGTTGGGTTTGACCAATCGAATGGAGAAAGAAAAAGATTAGTAGGAGACGATGCTGGTTCTGCAGCAGCTAATAATAATGTTCCTTATGGTACTAACGAATATACAGAAGCAACCAAAAGAAATAAATTATTAGATACCTATTTTGCATATAACAAGAAAGTTAACGAATTTAATATTGATGCTACAGCTGGATATTCGTATCAAAGATTTGAAAGCACTAAATTTGAAACAGGTAATATTTTGAATCCTGATCTGGCGTCAACTTTTCCTGAAACAACTATCGATACTGATGTGGTTTTAATAGGTTTGTTTGGTAGAGCCAATATTAATTTTCAAGACAAATATTTATTGACTTTGTCTTATAGAAGAGACGGATCTTCTCGTTTTGAAGAAGAAAATCGTTGGGGTAATTTTCCAGCAGCAGCTTTTGCATGGAAAATGAAAGAAGACTTTTTTAAAGACAGTAAAACGATATCCGACTTTAAATTTAGAGTGAGTTATGGTATTACAGGACAACAAGACATACCAGAGCCAAATGGTTATTTACAAAAATATAACCTTGGTGGTGGTAACTCACAGTATTATTTTGGAGATGTTTCAATGCCAGTTGCATTGCCAAGCAAAAGAACTAAAGATTTGAAATGGGAGGAAACTTCAGTTTTTAACATAGGTGTAGATTTTGGACTTTTTAATAATCGTCTAACAACAGCTGTAGATGTATTTGCTAAAGAATCTAAAGATTTGTTGGTAAATGCGGCAATTTCTGACGGTAGTAACTTCTCGAATCGAGTGTATCAAAACGTAGGCTCGTTTACAACTAAAGGGGTAGAGCTAAGTATTAATGCTATTGTATTGCAATCGGATAGTTTTAATTGGAATGTAAACTTGACAGCTACTAAATTTGAAAGAAGAATTAAAGATTTGGTTAATAATACCGATATTCTTTTGGGAGATAATATTGCTGGTACAGGGACTCCTGGGCAAGTTTTTAGCGAAGGCTATGCACCTTACTCTTATTATGTTTTCAAACAATTATATGATACAGCAGGGAAACCTATTGATGGTGCTTTTGCTGATATTAATGGTGATGGTGTGAAAAATGATGCTGATAAATATATTTATCATAATCCCGATCCAGATGCTGTATTTGGTTTTTCTTCTAGTATGAATTACAAGCATATTGATTTTTCATTCAATTTGAGAGCAAGTATTGGGAATCGAATTTTTAATGCAATTGATGCTTCTAGAGCACAGTTTGATAACTTAGAAAATGGAGGAGTGTTAAGTAATGTTCCGTCTTCAATATTACAAACTGGTTTTCAAACTACTTCAAATGTGGTATTGTCTGATATTTATATAGAAGATGCTTCTTTCTTAAAAATGGATAATATCTCATTGGGTTATACTTTTACAAATTGGTTAAATGATAAGGCTACATTAAGAGTTTCAACTGGAGTTCAAAATGCATTTGTAATTACTAAATACAGTGGATTGGATCCTGAAATTACAAACAATGGTGTAGATAAAACCATTTATCCAAGACAACGATCTATTTTGTTTGGTCTTAACATCAAATTTTAA
- a CDS encoding alpha-galactosidase: MEENLRTNFKRKAIFTLCFVLSVISLSAQKVIIPIATDSNLLLLQTDKDNKLKTVYFGKPLQNASEYSLVANAYNFNDDNAGIYNSVYTPAGTWNLSEAAIQVKHADGNPSLELKYVSHKTEKIDSNSSLTSIVLKDPVYPFEVTLFYKVWPKENVIEQWSEIKHKEKKAVLLQKFASANLYFTNKDFYLTTFQGEYLKEMQPIETKLQQGIRTVDSKLGTRSMLLQSPNFMLSFGKPASETEGTVMLGQLAWSSNFKLDFEIDSYKNLRLIAGINPYASEYLLQPNEVFKTPSLVYALSNNGTGEASRNLHDWARKYRLLDGQGERLTLLNNWEATYFDFDENKIASLFKDAKDLGVDMFLLDDGWFGNKYPRNDDKAGLGDWQENVKKLPHGLGYLVKEAKKEQIKFGIWIEPEMVNPKSELYEKHLDWVIRQPERPEIYYRNQLVLDLSNPEVQDFVFGIVDNLFVKNPELAFIKWDCNAVIYNAYSAYLNKKGIPQSNLYIDYIKGLYKVLERIRAKYPKVPMMLCSGGGGRADYEFLKYFTEFWPSDDTEPIERIFMQWDYSYFFPSISSCNHVTDWGKQPLKFRVDVASMGKLGFDIVASHLNDKDKIFCKQAISNYHSFKDVVWHGDLFRLVNPHENDISALMYVAKDQSRAIVFNYLVNNRLKMTATQLPVVLKGLNPNKKYTVKEINLYPETSSSIAADAIFSGDFLMKTGINPNVTLQRTSVVLEINEVK; encoded by the coding sequence ATGGAAGAAAATTTGAGAACCAATTTTAAGAGAAAAGCAATATTCACTTTGTGTTTTGTATTAAGTGTCATTAGCTTATCAGCTCAAAAAGTGATTATTCCAATAGCAACAGACAGTAATTTGCTGCTGTTGCAAACGGATAAGGATAATAAGCTTAAAACAGTTTATTTTGGAAAACCACTTCAAAACGCAAGTGAATATTCATTGGTTGCCAATGCGTATAACTTTAATGATGATAACGCTGGAATCTATAATTCGGTATATACACCAGCAGGTACTTGGAACTTATCCGAAGCTGCAATACAAGTAAAACATGCCGATGGGAATCCTTCATTAGAACTAAAATACGTTAGTCATAAAACAGAAAAAATAGATAGTAATTCATCACTTACAAGTATTGTCTTAAAAGATCCTGTTTATCCGTTCGAGGTTACTTTGTTTTATAAAGTCTGGCCAAAAGAAAACGTAATTGAGCAATGGTCTGAAATAAAGCACAAAGAGAAAAAAGCGGTTTTGTTGCAAAAATTTGCTTCGGCTAATTTATATTTTACCAATAAAGATTTTTATCTAACAACTTTTCAAGGGGAGTACTTGAAGGAAATGCAGCCTATTGAAACAAAGCTTCAACAAGGAATTAGAACTGTGGATTCAAAATTGGGAACAAGAAGTATGTTGTTGCAAAGTCCTAATTTTATGCTGTCTTTTGGAAAACCAGCATCAGAAACTGAAGGAACTGTTATGTTAGGTCAATTAGCCTGGAGTAGTAATTTTAAACTTGATTTTGAGATTGATTCTTATAAAAATCTTCGCTTGATTGCAGGTATTAATCCATACGCTTCAGAATATCTTTTACAACCAAATGAAGTTTTCAAAACACCTTCTTTGGTTTATGCATTGTCTAACAACGGTACTGGTGAAGCGAGTCGTAATCTTCATGATTGGGCAAGAAAATATAGATTGCTAGACGGTCAAGGCGAAAGACTTACTTTGCTGAATAACTGGGAGGCGACATATTTTGATTTTGATGAAAACAAAATCGCTTCCTTGTTTAAGGATGCTAAAGATCTTGGAGTTGATATGTTTTTGCTAGATGATGGATGGTTTGGAAATAAATACCCAAGAAACGATGATAAAGCAGGTCTTGGTGACTGGCAGGAAAATGTAAAAAAGCTACCTCATGGTTTAGGATATTTAGTAAAAGAAGCTAAAAAAGAACAAATTAAATTTGGTATTTGGATAGAACCTGAGATGGTAAATCCAAAAAGTGAGCTGTATGAAAAACATTTGGATTGGGTAATTCGTCAGCCAGAAAGACCAGAGATTTATTATCGTAATCAATTAGTGCTGGATTTGTCTAATCCAGAAGTACAGGATTTCGTGTTTGGAATCGTAGATAATCTTTTTGTAAAAAATCCGGAGTTGGCATTTATAAAATGGGATTGTAATGCCGTTATTTATAATGCGTATTCAGCATATCTTAACAAAAAAGGAATTCCTCAATCTAATTTGTACATAGATTACATAAAAGGGTTGTACAAAGTATTGGAAAGAATACGTGCTAAATATCCTAAAGTACCAATGATGTTATGTTCTGGTGGTGGTGGCAGAGCTGATTATGAATTCCTTAAATACTTTACCGAATTTTGGCCAAGTGACGATACAGAACCTATAGAGAGAATATTTATGCAATGGGATTACTCCTATTTCTTCCCATCAATCTCTTCTTGTAATCATGTGACAGATTGGGGTAAACAACCCTTAAAATTTAGAGTCGATGTGGCAAGTATGGGTAAATTAGGTTTCGATATTGTTGCGAGTCATCTTAACGATAAGGATAAGATATTCTGTAAACAAGCCATTTCTAACTATCATTCTTTTAAGGATGTTGTATGGCATGGCGATTTATTTCGTTTGGTAAATCCACATGAAAATGATATTTCAGCTTTAATGTATGTTGCTAAAGATCAGAGCAGAGCTATTGTTTTTAATTATTTAGTGAACAATCGTTTAAAAATGACGGCAACACAACTTCCAGTCGTTCTTAAAGGACTTAATCCAAATAAAAAATATACTGTAAAGGAAATTAATTTATATCCAGAAACAAGTTCGTCAATTGCAGCAGATGCTATTTTTTCTGGAGATTTTCTTATGAAAACAGGAATTAATCCGAATGTTACTTTACAAAGAACAAGTGTTGTTCTCGAAATAAACGAAGTAAAATAA
- a CDS encoding glycoside hydrolase family 2 TIM barrel-domain containing protein yields the protein MKKRIILTCFLAVVSQIVLAQLKTDSNDWENPAIFQINREPARAAFLPYADESSAIADDYARSPWFLTLDGTWKFAWSPTPDQRPKDFYKTDFNTINWSEISVPSNWELKGYGIPIYTNITYPFVKNPPFINHEDNPVGSYKRSFELPKNWNDRHVFLHFEAGTSAMYIWVNGEKVGYSENTKSPTEFDITKYVKSGKNDVAVEVYRWSDGSYLEDQDFWRLSGIDRDVYLYSTDDVRIADFFARPDLDASYKNGNLAVDVKLKNMNSASKNDQCVEAKLVDASGKTIFTKTIKVNVKANSFESIVINQEVASPKLWSNETPNLYTLLLNVKDEKGKLIEIIGTKIGFRKVELKNGQLLVNGIRIMVHGVNIHEHNPVTGHYQDKEMMMKDIKQMKQLNINAVRCSHYPNNLMWVKLCNQYGLFLVDEANIESHGMGAALQGPFDKSKHPGYLPEWKAAHMDRIYSLVERDKNQPSVILWSLGNECSNGPVFKDAYNWIKNRDKTRLVQFEQAGEEENTDVVCPMYPTMEYMKEYAARKNVKRPFIMCEYAHAMGNSTGNFQEYWDVIKSSDNMQGGFIWDWVDQGFEVKDEAGRKYWAYGGDMGSENYTNDENFCHNGLVWPDRTPHPGAFEVKKVYQDIIFKDADVKKGLIEIENGFGYTNLDKYSFKYEVLKNGSIIKTGTFDVNLDPQQKKQVQLELPNISAKDGEEYLLNVFAYAKEGTAVMPENFEVAREQFSLAESKYFAKVVDSKGKANLTDEANSITIKAASVEVVINKKTGLMQQYKSNGEQVFNQLPVPNFWRAPTDNDFGNYMQVYSNVWRTVGRISSLDKIETKEEGGKTTVVATLFFSDIASYYTITYSMDADGSLTIFNSFKAGSNPLSEMPRFGMLFSLKNEFENFQYYGRGPWENYNDRNTSSLKGIYQSKVADQYVPYTRPQENGYKTDVRWLTLTNANGNGIQIEGLQSLGVSALNNYPEDFDPGLTKKYRHTNDITPRKEVVVCVDLKQRGVGGDNSWGQLPHEQYLLKGKEYSYGFVIRPVKK from the coding sequence ATGAAAAAAAGAATAATCTTAACCTGTTTTTTAGCTGTTGTTTCTCAAATAGTCCTAGCACAGCTAAAGACCGATAGCAATGATTGGGAAAATCCAGCAATATTTCAGATTAATCGAGAACCAGCAAGAGCAGCTTTTTTACCTTATGCAGATGAATCTTCTGCTATTGCAGATGATTATGCACGTTCGCCTTGGTTTTTAACTTTAGATGGAACCTGGAAATTTGCTTGGTCTCCAACACCAGATCAACGTCCAAAAGATTTTTATAAAACAGATTTTAATACTATAAATTGGAGCGAAATTTCAGTTCCTTCAAACTGGGAATTGAAAGGATATGGGATTCCAATTTATACTAATATAACGTATCCATTTGTTAAAAATCCGCCTTTTATAAATCATGAAGATAATCCAGTAGGATCTTATAAAAGAAGTTTTGAATTGCCTAAAAACTGGAATGACAGACATGTTTTTCTTCATTTTGAAGCAGGAACATCGGCAATGTATATTTGGGTTAATGGGGAAAAAGTAGGCTATAGCGAAAACACAAAAAGTCCAACCGAATTTGATATAACAAAATATGTAAAATCAGGTAAAAATGATGTTGCTGTTGAGGTATATCGTTGGAGCGATGGTTCTTATCTTGAAGATCAGGATTTTTGGCGTTTGTCAGGTATAGATCGTGATGTTTATCTGTATAGTACAGATGATGTTAGAATTGCCGACTTTTTTGCTCGTCCTGATCTTGATGCATCCTATAAAAATGGTAACCTGGCAGTTGATGTAAAGTTAAAAAACATGAATTCTGCTAGTAAAAATGATCAATGTGTCGAAGCTAAATTAGTGGATGCTTCGGGAAAAACAATTTTCACCAAAACAATAAAGGTTAATGTAAAAGCGAATTCTTTTGAATCAATTGTTATTAATCAAGAAGTAGCATCTCCAAAATTATGGAGTAACGAAACACCTAATTTATATACTTTATTATTAAATGTAAAAGATGAGAAAGGGAAACTCATTGAAATAATAGGAACGAAAATAGGTTTTAGAAAAGTAGAATTAAAAAATGGACAGTTGTTAGTTAATGGTATTCGTATTATGGTTCATGGTGTAAATATTCATGAACACAACCCTGTAACTGGACATTACCAGGATAAGGAAATGATGATGAAAGACATTAAACAAATGAAGCAATTAAATATAAATGCAGTTCGTTGCAGTCATTATCCAAACAACTTAATGTGGGTAAAACTTTGTAATCAATACGGTTTATTTCTAGTTGATGAAGCTAATATTGAAAGTCATGGAATGGGAGCCGCGTTACAAGGGCCGTTTGACAAATCAAAACACCCTGGATATCTTCCAGAATGGAAAGCGGCTCATATGGATCGTATCTATAGTTTAGTAGAAAGAGATAAAAATCAGCCTTCGGTTATTCTTTGGTCGTTAGGAAATGAATGTAGTAACGGACCTGTTTTTAAAGATGCCTATAATTGGATTAAAAATAGAGACAAAACAAGATTAGTGCAGTTTGAACAAGCTGGTGAAGAAGAAAATACCGATGTAGTCTGTCCTATGTATCCAACTATGGAGTATATGAAAGAATATGCTGCTCGTAAAAATGTAAAACGCCCATTTATTATGTGTGAGTATGCTCATGCAATGGGTAATAGTACTGGTAACTTTCAAGAGTATTGGGATGTTATTAAGAGTAGTGATAATATGCAAGGAGGATTCATTTGGGATTGGGTAGACCAAGGATTTGAAGTAAAAGATGAAGCTGGGCGCAAGTATTGGGCATACGGTGGTGACATGGGAAGCGAAAATTATACTAATGATGAGAATTTTTGCCATAATGGATTAGTTTGGCCAGATCGTACTCCGCATCCAGGTGCTTTTGAAGTAAAGAAAGTATATCAAGACATCATTTTTAAAGATGCTGATGTAAAGAAAGGTCTTATCGAAATCGAGAATGGATTTGGTTATACCAATTTGGATAAATACTCATTTAAATATGAAGTCTTAAAAAATGGTTCAATTATAAAAACGGGAACTTTTGATGTTAATCTTGATCCTCAACAAAAAAAGCAAGTTCAACTTGAATTGCCAAATATTAGTGCAAAAGATGGTGAAGAATATCTTTTAAATGTTTTCGCTTACGCCAAAGAAGGAACAGCAGTTATGCCTGAAAATTTTGAAGTTGCCAGAGAACAATTCTCATTGGCCGAAAGTAAATATTTCGCTAAAGTTGTAGATTCAAAAGGGAAAGCAAACCTAACTGATGAGGCAAATAGTATCACAATTAAAGCTGCTTCAGTTGAAGTTGTAATTAATAAGAAAACAGGTTTGATGCAACAATACAAATCCAATGGAGAGCAAGTTTTCAATCAGTTGCCAGTTCCTAATTTTTGGCGTGCTCCAACAGATAATGATTTTGGAAACTACATGCAAGTATACAGTAATGTTTGGAGAACAGTTGGAAGAATTAGTTCATTAGATAAAATCGAGACAAAAGAAGAAGGTGGTAAAACAACAGTTGTTGCTACTCTTTTTTTTAGTGACATTGCTTCTTATTATACCATTACGTATTCTATGGATGCTGATGGAAGTTTAACGATATTCAATTCGTTTAAAGCTGGTTCAAATCCATTATCTGAAATGCCACGTTTTGGAATGTTATTTTCATTAAAAAATGAATTTGAGAACTTTCAATATTATGGTAGAGGTCCTTGGGAAAATTATAATGACAGAAACACTTCTTCATTAAAAGGAATTTATCAAAGCAAGGTTGCTGATCAATATGTTCCATATACAAGACCACAGGAAAATGGGTATAAGACAGATGTTCGTTGGTTAACACTCACAAACGCTAATGGAAACGGAATTCAAATTGAAGGTTTACAATCATTGGGTGTAAGTGCGTTAAATAACTATCCAGAAGATTTTGATCCTGGGTTGACTAAAAAATACCGTCATACAAATGACATCACTCCTCGTAAGGAAGTTGTAGTTTGTGTTGATTTAAAACAAAGAGGAGTTGGTGGTGATAATAGTTGGGGACAACTTCCTCATGAACAATATCTTCTAAAAGGGAAAGAGTATAGTTATGGTTTTGTAATTAGACCAGTAAAAAAATAA
- a CDS encoding RagB/SusD family nutrient uptake outer membrane protein: protein MKKKLIILFFIGGLLSISSCSEDLDLGNPNKLTNESFWKTSADLESGVGTIYNALVDNNNAGYWEIQSMQLKENRTENFIARNDVPGRYAVATYKNSPSTAETTAIYKTLYIGIFRANQVIHYAPQIQGIDETKREQLVAEASFLRGLNYFCLVTEYGSVPIFTDIVTNQEDYFKAKSTEAEVWNQVIADFELAATSSLPENYPAAYKGRATKNAAIAYLGKTYLYMKNWVKAEEQFTKLVNNEGTNGYGLLDDYAQLFDGKHENSKESVFEIQFSKVGGTIIWGGEPSQRTRATTMAQECAPGEVGGWFELLPSKTLLDAMLQEKTADGEFDPRATATLAWNYPGCVYYKADFATKFGANAIWIRKNQNWWNNDEGDWKSELNEYAMRYADVLLMLAEAKTMQGNVAEAAPLVKRIRDRAKLADISMVGWNQTQMMDEIMHQRNVEFAREGLHWYDLRRWGTLETVIKGSLREGYNNFSAKYNYYPIPSSELNNNPKMTPNAPW from the coding sequence ATGAAAAAGAAATTAATTATACTATTTTTTATAGGAGGACTTTTATCTATTAGTTCTTGCAGTGAAGACCTAGATTTAGGTAATCCAAATAAATTGACAAATGAATCTTTCTGGAAAACTTCAGCAGATTTAGAATCCGGTGTAGGTACGATATACAATGCCTTAGTTGACAATAATAACGCTGGTTATTGGGAAATACAGTCAATGCAATTAAAAGAAAACAGAACTGAAAACTTTATTGCTCGTAATGATGTACCTGGTCGCTATGCAGTTGCTACATATAAGAACAGCCCAAGTACAGCAGAAACAACAGCTATATACAAGACTTTGTATATAGGTATATTTCGTGCTAATCAGGTAATTCATTATGCTCCACAAATTCAGGGTATTGATGAAACAAAGAGAGAGCAGTTAGTTGCCGAAGCTAGTTTCTTAAGAGGGTTAAACTATTTCTGCTTAGTAACAGAGTATGGTAGTGTGCCTATTTTTACAGACATCGTTACTAATCAAGAGGATTATTTTAAAGCTAAATCAACCGAAGCGGAAGTTTGGAATCAAGTAATTGCAGATTTTGAGCTTGCAGCAACAAGTTCGCTTCCTGAAAATTATCCAGCTGCTTATAAAGGAAGAGCGACTAAGAATGCTGCTATTGCTTATTTAGGAAAAACCTATTTGTACATGAAAAATTGGGTAAAAGCTGAAGAACAATTTACTAAATTAGTTAATAATGAAGGGACTAATGGTTATGGTCTTTTAGATGATTATGCACAACTTTTTGATGGAAAACATGAAAATAGTAAAGAATCTGTTTTTGAAATCCAATTTAGTAAAGTAGGAGGAACAATTATTTGGGGAGGAGAACCTTCTCAACGAACAAGAGCTACAACAATGGCTCAGGAATGTGCTCCTGGTGAAGTAGGTGGCTGGTTTGAATTATTACCTTCAAAAACGTTATTGGATGCAATGCTTCAAGAAAAAACTGCTGATGGTGAATTTGACCCTAGAGCTACAGCTACTTTAGCTTGGAATTATCCTGGTTGTGTTTATTATAAAGCTGATTTTGCAACAAAATTTGGAGCTAATGCCATATGGATCAGAAAAAATCAAAATTGGTGGAATAATGATGAAGGTGACTGGAAATCTGAATTAAATGAATATGCAATGCGTTATGCGGATGTTCTTTTGATGCTTGCTGAAGCTAAAACAATGCAAGGAAATGTAGCAGAAGCGGCTCCATTAGTAAAAAGAATCAGAGATAGAGCAAAATTGGCTGACATATCAATGGTGGGATGGAATCAAACACAAATGATGGATGAAATTATGCACCAAAGAAATGTGGAGTTTGCGCGTGAAGGACTTCATTGGTATGATTTAAGAAGATGGGGTACATTAGAAACTGTTATTAAAGGAAGTTTAAGAGAAGGATATAACAATTTTTCTGCTAAATATAATTACTATCCAATTCCATCAAGTGAGTTGAATAATAATCCTAAAATGACTCCAAATGCACCTTGGTAA